Proteins from a single region of Thunnus albacares chromosome 14, fThuAlb1.1, whole genome shotgun sequence:
- the klc1b gene encoding kinesin light chain 1b isoform X6, with amino-acid sequence MSTMVYPREEKLEKLSQEEIISNTKLVIQGLEALKNEHNSILHSLLETIKCLKKDEEANLVHEKSNLLRKSVEMIELGLGEAQVMMALSNHLNAVESEKQKLRAQVRRLCQENQWLRDELANTQQKLQKSEQNVAQLEEEKKHLEFMNQLKKYDEDVSPTQEEKDRETPKDSLDDLFPNDEEEHGQGMQHQHNSAAVAAAQQGGYEIPARLRTLHNLVIQYASQGRYEVAVPLCKQALEDLEKTSGHDHPDVATMLNILALVYRDQNKYKEAAHLLNDALSIREKTLGKDHPAVAATLNNLAVLYGKRGKYKEAEPLCKRALEIREKVLGKDHPDVAKQLNNLALLCQNQGKYEEVEYYYCRALEIYECRLGPDDPNVAKTKNNLASCFLKQGKYKEAEILYKEILTRAHEKEFGSVDAENKPIWMHAEEREEMSKGKHRDNTPYGEYGGWYKACKVNSPTVNTTLRNLGALYRRQGKLEAAETLEECAVRSRKQSNTGIDPIHQTRVVEILKDGEGDRRRSRDSLTSVKYESGSETGEEA; translated from the exons ATGTCGACCATGGTGTATCCACGGGAAGAGAAGCTTGAGAAGCTCTCTCAGGAGGAGATCATCTCCAACACGAAGCTAGTGATCCAGGGTCTGGAGGCCCTGAAGAACGAGCACAACTCCATCCTCCACAGCCTCCTGGAGACCATCAAGTGCCTAAAGAAGGATGAAGAGGCCAACCTGGTGCACGAGAAGTCCAACCTGCTCCGCAAATCAGTGGAGATGATTGAACTGGGCCTGGGAGAAGCGCAG GTGATGATGGCCCTGTCCAACCACCTGAACGCGGTGGAGTCTGAGAAGCAGAAGCTGCGTGCGCAGGTGAGGAGGCTTTGCCAGGAAAACCAGTGGCTGCGGGACGAGCTGGCTAACACCCAGCAGAAGCTGCAGAAGAGTGAGCAAAATGTGGCCCAgttggaggaggagaagaaacacCTGGAGTTCATGAACCAGCTCAAAAAATACGATGAAGATGTCTCACCCACT CAGGAGGAAAAGGACAGAGAAACACCGAAGGACTCCCTGGATGACCTCTTCCCCAATGATGAGGAGGAGCATGGCCAAGGAA TGCAGCACCAACACAACAGTGCGGCCGTGGCTGCAGCCCAGCAGGGAGGCTACGAGATCCCAGCTCGTCTGAGAACCCTGCACAACCTGGTGATCCAGTATGCTTCCCAGGGCAGGTACGAGGTAGCCGTGCCCCTGTGCAAGCAAGCTTTGGAGGACCTGGAGAAAACCTCTGGACACGACCACCCTGACGTGGCCACCATGCTCAACATCCTGGCCTTGGTCTATAG GGATCAGAACAAATACAAAGAGGCCGCCCATCTGCTCAACGATGCTCTGTCCATCCGGGAGAAAACCCTGGGCAAAGACCATCCTGCT GTTGCTGCAACGCTGAACAACTTGGCCGTGCTGTATGGAAAGAGAGGGAAGTACAAGGAGGCTGAGCCTCTGTGTAAGAGAGCTCTGGAGATCAGAGAAAAG GTCCTGGGGAAGGACCACCCAGATGTGGCCAAACAGCTGAACAACCTTGCTCTGCTGTGCCAGAATCAGGGCAAGTATGAGGAGGTGGAGTACTACTACTGCCGTGCCCTGGAGATCTACGAGTGCAGGCTGGGCCCAGATGATCCCAATGTGGCCAAAACCAAGAACAACCTG GCATCCTGCTTTCTCAAACAGGGAAAATACAAGGAGGCTGAGATTCTGTACAAAGAGATTCTGACTCGTGCTCATGAGAAAGAGTTTGGATCTGTTGATG ctgaaaacaagcCCATCTGGATGcatgcagaggagagagaggagatgagcaAG GGCAAGCACAGAGACAACACGCCATATGGAGAGTACGGAGGCTGGTACAAGGCCTGCAAAGTCAACAG CCCAACAGTGAACACCACTCTGAGGAACCTGGGGGCTCTGTACCGCCGACAGGGCAAGCTAGAGGCTGCTGAGACCCTCGAGGAGTGCGCCGTGAGGTCTCGCAAGCAG AGCAACACA GGCATCGACCCCATCCACCAGACACGTGTGGTGGAGATCCTGAAGGACGGAGAGGGCGACAGGCGGAGGAGCCGGGACAGCCTGACCAGCGTTAAGTATGAGAGCGGCTCTGAGACCGGCGAGGAA GCCTAA
- the klc1b gene encoding kinesin light chain 1b isoform X5 — MSTMVYPREEKLEKLSQEEIISNTKLVIQGLEALKNEHNSILHSLLETIKCLKKDEEANLVHEKSNLLRKSVEMIELGLGEAQVMMALSNHLNAVESEKQKLRAQVRRLCQENQWLRDELANTQQKLQKSEQNVAQLEEEKKHLEFMNQLKKYDEDVSPTQEEKDRETPKDSLDDLFPNDEEEHGQGMQHQHNSAAVAAAQQGGYEIPARLRTLHNLVIQYASQGRYEVAVPLCKQALEDLEKTSGHDHPDVATMLNILALVYRDQNKYKEAAHLLNDALSIREKTLGKDHPAVAATLNNLAVLYGKRGKYKEAEPLCKRALEIREKVLGKDHPDVAKQLNNLALLCQNQGKYEEVEYYYCRALEIYECRLGPDDPNVAKTKNNLASCFLKQGKYKEAEILYKEILTRAHEKEFGSVDAENKPIWMHAEEREEMSKGKHRDNTPYGEYGGWYKACKVNSPTVNTTLRNLGALYRRQGKLEAAETLEECAVRSRKQSNTGIDPIHQTRVVEILKDGEGDRRRSRDSLTSVKYESGSETGEEVSMGVEWNGA; from the exons ATGTCGACCATGGTGTATCCACGGGAAGAGAAGCTTGAGAAGCTCTCTCAGGAGGAGATCATCTCCAACACGAAGCTAGTGATCCAGGGTCTGGAGGCCCTGAAGAACGAGCACAACTCCATCCTCCACAGCCTCCTGGAGACCATCAAGTGCCTAAAGAAGGATGAAGAGGCCAACCTGGTGCACGAGAAGTCCAACCTGCTCCGCAAATCAGTGGAGATGATTGAACTGGGCCTGGGAGAAGCGCAG GTGATGATGGCCCTGTCCAACCACCTGAACGCGGTGGAGTCTGAGAAGCAGAAGCTGCGTGCGCAGGTGAGGAGGCTTTGCCAGGAAAACCAGTGGCTGCGGGACGAGCTGGCTAACACCCAGCAGAAGCTGCAGAAGAGTGAGCAAAATGTGGCCCAgttggaggaggagaagaaacacCTGGAGTTCATGAACCAGCTCAAAAAATACGATGAAGATGTCTCACCCACT CAGGAGGAAAAGGACAGAGAAACACCGAAGGACTCCCTGGATGACCTCTTCCCCAATGATGAGGAGGAGCATGGCCAAGGAA TGCAGCACCAACACAACAGTGCGGCCGTGGCTGCAGCCCAGCAGGGAGGCTACGAGATCCCAGCTCGTCTGAGAACCCTGCACAACCTGGTGATCCAGTATGCTTCCCAGGGCAGGTACGAGGTAGCCGTGCCCCTGTGCAAGCAAGCTTTGGAGGACCTGGAGAAAACCTCTGGACACGACCACCCTGACGTGGCCACCATGCTCAACATCCTGGCCTTGGTCTATAG GGATCAGAACAAATACAAAGAGGCCGCCCATCTGCTCAACGATGCTCTGTCCATCCGGGAGAAAACCCTGGGCAAAGACCATCCTGCT GTTGCTGCAACGCTGAACAACTTGGCCGTGCTGTATGGAAAGAGAGGGAAGTACAAGGAGGCTGAGCCTCTGTGTAAGAGAGCTCTGGAGATCAGAGAAAAG GTCCTGGGGAAGGACCACCCAGATGTGGCCAAACAGCTGAACAACCTTGCTCTGCTGTGCCAGAATCAGGGCAAGTATGAGGAGGTGGAGTACTACTACTGCCGTGCCCTGGAGATCTACGAGTGCAGGCTGGGCCCAGATGATCCCAATGTGGCCAAAACCAAGAACAACCTG GCATCCTGCTTTCTCAAACAGGGAAAATACAAGGAGGCTGAGATTCTGTACAAAGAGATTCTGACTCGTGCTCATGAGAAAGAGTTTGGATCTGTTGATG ctgaaaacaagcCCATCTGGATGcatgcagaggagagagaggagatgagcaAG GGCAAGCACAGAGACAACACGCCATATGGAGAGTACGGAGGCTGGTACAAGGCCTGCAAAGTCAACAG CCCAACAGTGAACACCACTCTGAGGAACCTGGGGGCTCTGTACCGCCGACAGGGCAAGCTAGAGGCTGCTGAGACCCTCGAGGAGTGCGCCGTGAGGTCTCGCAAGCAG AGCAACACA GGCATCGACCCCATCCACCAGACACGTGTGGTGGAGATCCTGAAGGACGGAGAGGGCGACAGGCGGAGGAGCCGGGACAGCCTGACCAGCGTTAAGTATGAGAGCGGCTCTGAGACCGGCGAGGAAGTGAGTATGGGCGTGGAGTGGAACGGG GCCTAA
- the mrpl2 gene encoding 39S ribosomal protein L2, mitochondrial has translation MAVWCLTQALRSLTVSQPALLASQAVAQTKLGTQVCVGQCRGFLTTASLQQNRTLWKQREKYTIKPIGKKKTGGRDHSGRIRTHGIGGGHKQKYRWIDFQRLRYEPSKDAQPFEEKVVEVRYDPCRSADIALVAGGARKRWIIATENMQAGDVIKTSGVIGRMAVSANEGDAYPLGALPVGTLVNNLEIQPGKGSEYIRAAGTSGVLLRKVNGTAIVQLPSKQQVQVLETCMVTVGRVSNIDHNKEIIGKAGRNRWFGVRPSSGLWQRKGGWAGRKIKPLPPMKSYVNLPSISAK, from the exons ATGGCGGTGTGGTGTTTAACTCAAGCCTTGCGCTCCCTGACTGTCTCCCAGCCTGCCCTGCTGGCCTCTCAG GCAGTGGCACAGACCAAGCTGGGGACTCAGGTGTGTGTTGGACAGTGCAGAGGCTTCCTCACCACAGCCTCTCTGCAGCAGAACAGGACTCTGTGGAAGCAGAGGGAGAAGTACACCATCAAGCCTATAGGAAAGAAAAAGACGGGAGGCCGAGATCACTCAG GAAGGATACGAACACATGGCATTGGCGGCGGCCACAAACAAAAATACCGGTGGATAGACTTCCAGCGACTGCGCTATGAACCCAGCAAAGATGCCCAGCCCTTTGAAGAGAAGGTCGTCGAAGTGCGATACGACCCATGCAG GTCTGCTGACATTGCTCTGGTGGCTGGAGGCGCCCGGAAAAGATGGATCATTGCAACAGAGAACATGCAGGCTGGAGACGTCATTAAAACATCTGGAGTTATTGGGCGCATGGCGG TCTCAGCCAATGAAGGCGATGCCTACCCACTGGGAGCTCTTCCTGTGGGGACACTAGTGAACAATCTGGAGATACAACCGGGGAAGGGATCAGAGTACATCCGTGCTGCAG GCACAAGTGGTGTTTTGCTCCGTAAAGTAAACGGAACAGCGATCGTTCAGCTTCCTTCGAAGCAGCAGGTTCAG GTATTGGAGACCTGCATGGTAACGGTGGGACGCGTATCCAATATCGACCATAATAAAGAGATCATCGGCAAAGCTGGTCGCAATCGGTGGTTTGGCGTTCGCCCTTCCAGCGGCTTGTGGCAGAGGAAGGGAGGCTGGGCAGGACGCAAGATTAAACCACTGCCTCCGATGAAGAGTTACGTCAACCTGCCCTCAATCTCAGCTAAATAA